In Paraburkholderia acidisoli, one DNA window encodes the following:
- a CDS encoding efflux transporter outer membrane subunit, whose protein sequence is MAACALPVAQTDAGVALPAQWQSPASRDAGAVNAQWWRSFGSVELAALVESAQRDSFDVAAAVARVRQADALVRISGASLVPEITAGAAAERVKAVGYPVVNDYSGYFAASYELDLWGANRSARQGAIDTLGATAAARDAVVLTLTGDIADTYWQVLALRERAAIAREDLAAGQQLLGFIQSQYRAGAATPGDVAQQTALVAQLRQSVAQYVQQAHDSRIALAVLSGRAPQSLAVSGVSIDDVTAPVIDAGLPVDVLTRRPDIAAAERQLAAANANVTVARAAMLPSITLTAQFGAGNTHLANLFDHPIYDLAAGLSAPIFNAGRLAANRDLALAQREERLANYRSAIVAALGDVEAALNAIDGIEARQRAQDEALAQASVALNQAESRYRAGAETLLSVLDAQRTLYAARDGAVQLKLARLQAAVALFKALGGGWQANRGGAQTAAVNHEGGVDRSEANCSSAGECHE, encoded by the coding sequence TTGGCGGCATGCGCGTTGCCAGTCGCGCAGACCGACGCCGGCGTCGCGCTGCCTGCGCAGTGGCAGTCGCCGGCGAGTCGCGACGCGGGCGCCGTGAACGCGCAATGGTGGCGATCGTTCGGCAGCGTCGAACTCGCTGCGCTGGTGGAATCGGCGCAACGGGACAGTTTCGATGTCGCGGCGGCCGTCGCCCGCGTGCGTCAGGCCGACGCGCTGGTGCGCATCAGCGGGGCGTCGCTGGTGCCCGAGATCACGGCAGGTGCCGCGGCGGAGCGCGTGAAGGCCGTGGGTTATCCGGTCGTCAACGATTATTCGGGTTATTTCGCGGCGAGCTACGAACTGGACCTGTGGGGCGCGAACCGCTCGGCGCGGCAGGGCGCCATCGACACGCTGGGCGCGACCGCGGCCGCGCGCGATGCTGTCGTACTCACGTTGACGGGCGATATTGCCGATACTTACTGGCAGGTGCTGGCGTTGCGCGAGCGGGCCGCCATCGCGCGCGAGGATCTCGCCGCGGGGCAGCAGTTGCTCGGCTTTATCCAGAGCCAGTATCGCGCCGGTGCGGCCACGCCCGGCGACGTGGCGCAGCAGACGGCGCTCGTCGCGCAGCTTCGCCAGAGCGTCGCGCAATACGTGCAACAGGCGCACGACAGCCGCATCGCGCTGGCCGTATTGAGCGGGCGTGCGCCGCAGTCGCTGGCGGTGAGCGGCGTATCGATCGACGACGTGACCGCGCCCGTGATCGACGCAGGCTTGCCGGTCGACGTCCTGACGCGCCGCCCGGACATCGCCGCCGCCGAACGCCAGCTCGCCGCCGCCAACGCCAACGTCACGGTCGCGCGCGCCGCGATGCTGCCGTCGATCACCTTGACGGCCCAATTCGGCGCGGGCAATACGCATCTGGCGAATCTCTTCGATCACCCGATCTACGATCTCGCGGCCGGCCTGAGCGCGCCGATATTCAACGCGGGCCGCCTGGCGGCGAATCGCGATCTTGCACTCGCGCAGCGCGAGGAACGGCTGGCGAACTACCGCTCGGCGATCGTCGCGGCGCTGGGCGATGTGGAAGCGGCGTTGAACGCGATCGACGGGATCGAAGCGCGTCAGCGCGCGCAGGATGAAGCGCTCGCGCAGGCGAGCGTGGCACTGAACCAGGCCGAATCGCGTTATCGCGCGGGCGCCGAAACGTTGCTGAGCGTGCTCGATGCGCAGCGCACGCTCTACGCCGCGCGCGACGGGGCCGTGCAACTCAAGCTCGCCAGATTGCAGGCGGCGGTGGCGCTGTTCAAGGCGCTCGGCGGCGGCTGGCAGGCGAACCGGGGCGGCGCGCAGACCGCCGCCGTGAATCACGAGGGCGGTGTCGATAGGAGCGAGGCAAATTGTTCGAGCGCAGGGGAATGCCATGAGTGA
- a CDS encoding Fur family transcriptional regulator produces the protein MSDLHPHTGRFMGRWPAPELKRTRSREVVLALLYAALREDTHLGAEAFYRRALQAGWSISLSSVYRALADFEQLGLIQVHAFAGLRKVYELDAGQSHDHLVNVDTGEISHLPAPAMDACCAAVAEENGLKVVRRAVTLYVRAIEPIMKSGE, from the coding sequence ATGAGTGATTTACATCCCCACACGGGCCGCTTCATGGGCCGCTGGCCGGCTCCGGAACTCAAGCGAACGCGCTCGCGGGAAGTCGTGCTCGCGTTGTTGTACGCCGCGCTGCGCGAAGACACGCATCTCGGAGCCGAGGCGTTTTATCGGCGCGCGCTCCAGGCTGGGTGGTCCATCTCGTTGTCGTCGGTTTATCGCGCGCTCGCCGACTTCGAACAACTCGGGCTGATTCAGGTTCACGCGTTCGCCGGCTTGCGCAAGGTCTACGAACTGGACGCCGGGCAGTCGCACGATCATCTCGTGAATGTCGATACCGGTGAGATCAGTCATTTGCCCGCGCCCGCGATGGATGCGTGCTGCGCGGCGGTGGCGGAGGAAAACGGGCTCAAGGTGGTGCGGCGTGCGGTGACGCTGTATGTGCGCGCGATCGAGCCAATAATGAAAAGCGGTGAGTAG